The Rosa rugosa chromosome 3, drRosRugo1.1, whole genome shotgun sequence sequence TGTAGGGCTCGAAGAAGTGACCGTCTTTCGTATGCCAAGCAAGTCTAGAAGTGCCGGAAGATTCGCCAGAGTCGAGGAACACGGCAAAGCCGTAGCTACCCAGAAACGTAAACCATCAAAACTTAATCCAAATCAAAAACTAATTGCACAGACGGGTAGAGGAAGACGAGATGAGAATTTCCATACCGAATGCGGTCAAgacggtggccggaaatcgtAGATATTCGCCGGAGCAGTCAAACCTTCTCACCGTCGATTCTCCCTCCTCGCCGGGTGCATGGGCGATCCGAGACCGCATACGTGACGGcgatgatgagaggaagagatCAGTGGTCGTGCGtcgtcgattggtggccggacggcgtcaCTCCGGTCGGGTTTCTCTCTCAGGTCGCGGTTGTCTCCGGGTCAGAGAGCTCTGATGCTCTCTCGAGTTTTCTGGGAGCAATCGATCACGATCCTTGATCTGATCAAGGGTATTTATAACCCCAAGCTCAATCTATTTTAATGGCTAGGATGAAGTGGTGGATTTATGGATGGTTAGGATTGCACCGCAGAAATTTCTGTTTCTTTAATTGATTTTCTAAAATCCCACAACTTCGGAAAATCGTTATAGATAGCTTGGGTATCCGAAAAATCCTCCGAAAattcccacgaactcgtcgAGTCGTGTACTTTATCATTCAATCCTTAAATCAAGGATTTCAccttataaaaatttctaaaaattttCTCGAGCGCTTGGATGATTATCAAGATCGTTAAATAATCTATCGTACGATCTTCACTAAGCTTGAcacatttttccggggctcacatatatatatatacacacacacatatatatacacatatatacatgtgtatatatgtgtgtgtgtgtgtgtgtagatatatgtatatatatatatatatatatatatatatatgtgtgtgtgtgtgtgtgtgtgtatatatatacacactatatatatatatatatatatatatatatatatatatatatagagagagagagagagagagagagagagagagagagagagagagagagagagagagaaaaaagtgaggggtataatagtcattttaggacatgttgtgtgagaattagaaagaataaggactaaactgtttaatttaaaaaatttggactaaactgtttttcatgcaaaagtatgaggagtaacgagtatttaatctttttttttttttttcagaaaatagaaaagaaaagatttggttattgcaaagagaacaattctcaggttcaccccttggggtgaagcagcatattcaccctctcttatgattaacgcataataactttttaactttctaatccaaccattcaagttgtataatgtaatacaaagattagttctgtaaaaaagcaatcaaattgaagaccttttaattattcatttatatgaaatacatggacggttcatcataatagcagtAAGTATTGTTAGAACCGTCCATTTATTTGACTCagttagataattaaacgatttccgattcaattgattttttacagagatgatctttaaatgctaatttaagatttggaccgttggattataaatttattaagtaaaagtgagTTAATCGATaataggggtgaatatgcttgttcacccaggggtgaacctaagaattgttcttgcaaagaaaagaaaatgggagagaggaaagtgggttgtgggtactttttaaattttttttttaataaaaatacattttgtaaatgtcttaattatccttgtgatttaattaattctcaaagtttattaattttttagtgtcaattctgtcaaaattttagattttggctaacaaaacctattttcttaataatagtatagattttaCATGGTATGTACCCATAAATTGGCACGTGTAAAAAGGTCTTAATTATGTATTGCGTTACCATACTTTATTGGGTATaatgatttaattttttttagtagaaacAACAATTTTTCCTCACTCCTTCCATGATGCTAATGAAATTTGAAACTGTAATTTCCACGATATCAATTATTTTAAATAATCAACATGCTAAAACCTACGGAGTCTAATGGTAGCTTTCCTTAATTTCATGTTTTCATGTTATTGTGAAAAAAAACATTTGTATTTGTACCTTTGATTTCAGTttatgggtttttttttcttttttcttttttgatgcGTATGGGTTCTTAAGCGAAGGACTAGATGTTTCACAGGCTTGTTACTTTTTGTTAAGCTCTTGACCAATAAGGTGGTTAATGAACCaaatcaagtttttttttttgagaaagagaTAGATATTTCATTCCATCAACCAGAAATCATACATTGGGAGGGGGGTCGGAGGGGACATAAGCCAATACCCGAAGAAAACCGCGGTTACAGAAACCATCAGGCCAAAGGACCCAAACTCTAACCACAAAACACCCCTTTCCAAGGTTACATTGAGCATGTAATCCCGAAAGTCCTAGTAATACCTCGTAGTCAACCGCAAAGAAGACGTCGTCCTCTTCCACACCGCGTCCAAAAATTACCAGACCACGTGTAAAGGATCGATCGTCGGCAAATCGACAACAAAAGTAAACTAGAGTTGAAACAAATCGTCCTCGGGAGAGACACCATAACAATGGCACAACTACAAATCCAAGACAACCAAACCCTCGCTCATTTGAGGATGGACTTATTAGACctaaccaaaaaacaaaacctaaaaacctaataaagaaaagtaaaagaCTGCTGCAAACCATTTTTTTGTCCGTCAGAATCGACTCTGGCTTTCTAGGAACCGCCACAAAAGGTCCGAAACTTGCAAGGTTGGTTCCGGTGACCACCTCTGCCCGAATCCGTTCCCAATAGCGAACCAAACCTCGTAGCTCCATCATTATCGTTTCAGCCCACCACCAAACGCCAGACAACGTTATGGTCGACTGCAAGTTAAGGAACCCAGATCGACTACGTTGCCCTCCGCCAGCGTTGAGCCCTTTTGCATCTGCAGCAAAGGCCTGATCCACCATTGCAACCATCTGAGAGAGACGAAAAACGTTCCACTGCAGCCTCAAAATCTGACAACCACCCACCGAAACTCAATCACACACCCGTCCGGCCGCACACACCACTACAACAGAAAAGCTAATTTGCGAGGAACaacttcctcgctgaaaatcGAGATTTCCTCGCCATAGTGTTTTGACGAGGAAAATATTTTGGTCGTCAGTTCCTCGTAGTAGGCTCGTCAAGAAAAGTTTCTACGAGGAAACTACTATTTCCTCGCCAAACTCTTTTCTCGATGAAAATACTTTTTTCTCGCCATTATACTTTAGCTAGAACTTTTTTTCTCGCCAAAACTCATACTTTTTCCTCACTAAAAAATTTTGAGGGCCAAATaatagtcgttaaatatatttcCCGATGAAATAGATTTTATCGCTAAActattatttcctcgctaatgatAAGTAATAATatagaaattataaataataaaaaattttaaatacactttttgggACAAAAATATTTTCGTCGTTATAGATAGATAGCTTTGGGTGATGAAGTTTTTCCTCGCTATAAGCTATCTTCAACGAGGAAATTTTATTTCCCTTGTACTGTGTATGCTTATAGCGAGGAAACCATTCCTCCCTAATTGTACTCAATGACGAGGAACTTTACTTTTGTCATTGTAGGTTCTCTTGTCCATAATGagaaaattcatttttattgcaATTGTTTGGTTATGGCGAGAAATAAGATGAGTAgacaaaagaaatatatactAAAATTAAAAGTAATAACTCAAAGTATTCCCTTACAATAAGTACTAATTCAAAGTAGTTATATCAATACTATATACTAATTCAAAAGAGTTTAGGGATCCTcctcaattttgtttttggcaTCCTCCTGATCACTTCCCTAAATCTTGGAATCTCTTCTTCCCTTGCACTTGGAACTCGTCACTAGAAATGAAAGTCCTCTTTTAGAGATTTTGTAGAGAGCTTTAGCACCTGCAGAGCATGGCAACAGGAGCCCACTTACGGATCAGAGCCTGCAATTAAGATGTGAAGATGAATTAAATTTTAGCCACACATAAGACTCCATATGAACTATACATATGACCCAAATGCTTGACAAAAACATCTCACTCTGAAGTGCTCATAGCAGATTGGAGAAATTTTCCTCATTGAAACAAATACAGCTCTGAAAGAGACTAAATTGTACAAAAAACAAGAAAGCTGCAGAAATTAAAGAAGAGCAATAATAAATAAAGACAACCCTAAATAAGCTTAGCAATAGCAAAAGCATACATCACCACCATCAGGCACAAGTGATAAATATTGTGAACCCCCACAAGCACAGAAGGTTGTTTCAGTAGATAAAGAAAATTCCACTGTCATGTAATGCCTCATCTACCAGTATGCCACCATAAAACACTAAAACCGTACAAGTGATTTGGTATTGAAACAAACAGTATAGTACTGGAGAGCTTGCATGCAACATTGTTCATACAAGTACAATGGGAATCATATTAATTAAACATAACGATCCAGAGCAATTCCAATCTATAATTTTGATGTCACCAAGGAAATGGTATAGACTACTTTGTATCATATACAAATCAAATAAGACTAATCTGTAACACTAACATGTTGATTCAAGTCTCTCGCCTTATCTGCATATGCACGAGACTTTGATGTTAAACGATTAGACATTTGGCTGACCtctacaaaattcaaatttgggagCTATTTTATCACTTATACAGAAGCCAAAACCTTCCCTTTAGAAGCAAACAGAAAACTTACAGTCCAACTTTTCACCGACGCCAAGAACTTCCTGAATATTGCAAGTCATTATTTGGTGGACTTCATAGAGTTCATTATTCAACTTTGAAATAGTCCGCTGAGTACAAGTGTCCTGGTACAATTTCTTGGTTCTCTGTATGAATGTATCTTTTAAACATAAAAAGTAAAAGGAAATCAAACTCAGAAAAAGAAGCACCAAAACATAAAGCAAAATTACATAATTTCACATAAATATGAAAGAGTTCAAGTTATGGCAGTAAACCTACCAAATTTAATAAAAGCATATATGGTCTTGCAGGTGCTAAAACTCCCTACCTAATGATTAAGAAGGTCATGAGATTAGCTATCGAAACTTTCAATAGCAAAAGAGTGCGTTATACTCCATATGGTGGATCAAAAAGGCTGTTTTTGAAATTTGTTTTTATGTATTAATGTAATCTGAGAACTAGGACCTTTTAGTACTTCTTTACTCTATTATCCTTGTTAGAAGGAGTTTTAGACCCCCACAAATTACTCTATGGagttaaaataaacaaaaacaaagcatTGTAAAGTGGAATTGGCTAATGTGTTAGCAATGTCCAGAGCTTGTCATTATGAAGGAACCTGTCATAGAGAGAATCAATCCAAAAACACACAATGATTCAAACAACACTTGCACTTAACACCGTAAAATTCATGCTCCGACCCTAATCTTGCAAAGTAAACAGGCAAATATTAAATTTTCAGTAGCAAAAGTTGGTACTTACTGAAAGCCTGACGAAGTTATTAACTTGCAGTGTCATACATCCATTGATCACATATCCAtacacagaaaagaaaagaaaaccagtATTATTTGGTATTGAAATACAGAATATAAACATCATTGAACTGAATTGAAAGCTCATCGAGAAAGGGACGTACCTGGCTAATTGAATCGAGGCAAGATTTGGTGGCAATTACTGAAGCCATGTTTGGTAAATGTTATAGGCAAAACTGCAGCTAATTGAATCGAGGCATATCTTTGCCTCCCTCCCTATTTCAATTCAAGAcgaaaaacaaagacaaaaagagACAAAAAACTCCAACCCAATTACAATTCACCAAACacttctctctttctcactcACAACTCAACATTGCCATAAGCCGCAAACCAGACAATCCAAAGCCCACTTGATTCGAAAGCCATTAAAGCACAAGAACAGAGCAAGTACCCACCTTTTTGCTGTtaatcaaaaacccaaaaaggaGGAGCAATCTTTAAACCCCAGGAGAGTCATGAGCGTATGGTGTAGGGTGTATCGTAATCGACGCCATGATCAACACTGCCAACCGCTTCGTCGTCGACCAACAACAACGCCCCGTCACAACCCTTCAAGCCTTCATATCTTTATCCTTGTCTGTAAGATTGAATTGGCTGTTATACTGTATAGAGAACCTAATAAAAGAGTTGAAGTTAGAGACATACCTGAAGGGAGGGACTGAAGTGAAGCCAAACTCTCAATACCAGATCGGTTCTCCAGTGATAGAGCAAACCCAACGAAAAATTGAAGGAAGCCTCTGTTTTGGTTGATTGAGATCTCCCCGATCGCCATCAGGAAGCCTATTGATCACCCATGCAGTCCAGTTTTTCAGTTTGCCCCCAAACCCAGCCGAGCACTCAGACCCATTTCTTCTGttctttagggttttttgtCGTGTTAATTTTTTGCCAAACTAACAACGAcaaaatcgttatttcctcgctaattgcttcttttgacgagtAAATAGTTCCTTGTAAAACAcagacttttagcgaggaaaccatacttttgtcgccattgaGTTTGGctggttttacataattttcctccaaaaaaataacgacgaaatcgttatttcctcgctaattgcttcttttggcGAGAaaatagttcctcgtaaaacATAGACTTTTAGCGACGAAACCATActttttgtcgccattgaatttggcgggttttacataattttccgccaaacaaataacgacgaaatcattatttcctcgctaattgcttcttttaatgaggaaatagttcctcgtaaaacacaaacttttagcgaggaaaccatatatttgtcgccattgaatctGGCGGGTTTTATATAATTTTCTGCCAAACAAATgacgacgaaatcgttatttcctcgcctattgcttcttttgacgaggaaatagttcctcaTAAAACACGGACTTTTAGTGAAGAAACCAtagttttgtcgccattgaatttggcgggttttacataattttccgccaaactaataacgacaaaATCATTATTTCTTCGTTGAATATCGTTTTCGCGATGAAAAAATTCCTCACCCAAGCctcatatttcctcgctaataacaTGATGATTTTGGAGACCAAACTATGGTAACTTTTAGTGATGAACCGAAATCTTCGTCGTAGAAAGTGGTGTATAGTGAGGAAAATATGTTTCTCGCTGAAAATCTAATGACATTTAGTGAGGAATCAAAATATTCCTCGTAAAAAGTGACATTtactgaggaaaataaattcctcgcAAAAAACTTGGTCGCTAAAAAGACTTTTTGTTGTAGTGCACCGAGCGCCGATGAGGCTGGAAGCCACCGTGAGTGAGagggcgccgccggacaggcAACACCGCCCCTTTTGTTTTTCCCAAACCCTGACTCTCCCCTATTTTCGCGGAGCTCCTTACGTACCCCTTTAGTTCCTTAACCTGCATGTCAACCAATGAACCAAATCAAGTTGACATAGGTAGTTACactgaaaagagagagagagaatgggttTTCCCTTCTATGTATAGTGGCCCAACATTTAATGGCCTATGATTACAGCTGGGACTAGCAAATGATCTGGCCCAAAGAATTCAATGTTCTtataaaggaaaaacaaaataaaatcaattgTTTTAGCTTTTTAGTTTTTGCCGATTAACCCATTGACGTTAACTTTATGTAATTAAAGGAACTCAATTAGGTAGTAACTTTACAAGTTGagactagggctgtcaatgggtcgtgtcgggtcaaggaaTTTGTCGTGTCGTAACTCGTaagatacaaacccaaacccaacccatttaataatcatgtcaaaaatttaaacccaaacccaacctatttattaaacgggttacccgtttccaacccatttaataaataggttgttTCGTGTTTAACAAAATGAccatcgtgcgggttcaacccgctttatttcgtgcgggtttcgagtcgtgttaacGGGtagtgtcggaattgacagccctagttgAGACTCGTCTTTTTttaggatttttattttttttggaaaatttctGACCTAGCCATCTCTCTATGCTAGGGTTTCTTGAGGAGCCCTTCTCGACAAAAATTGTCTTCATTCATCTCCTCTATGGCAACCATGGGGGATGGATCAGATGTGGGCTTGATCTCCTGCGACTCTGCAAGAGTCTCACTCGGATCGGCAGGACTTGAGGCTCTCTGTGCAGATCGCTGGTATTTGGTGGGTAGATTACTTGGACCCAAGGCCATGCTCCCTGGCTTCAAGGGTACCATTTCTACTATATGGAGGATGAGATCAGGATTGACTATCCAGGATGCGGGAGATCGTTTTGTTTTTCAGTTTGCTCCTGTAGCTGACCGCAACAAGATCTTGCATGGAGGCCCATGGTTCTATCGGAATACCATGCTGGTTTTGGGTGAATATGATGGACTCGGATCGGTGGCGGAGGTTCCCTTGAATTCGTTGGAAACCTGGGTTGTGATCAAAGGTTTACCGCTGGCTCTATGCAACAAAAAGGCTCTAGGTTTGGTTGGAGCGACCTTGGGTCGTGTGATTCGGTTTGATAAGACGGCACTTAACCGGAAGGAGGAGGAACAACGTATCCGGATTGTTTTTGATGTGCGCAATCAAGTTAGGGTTTGGAAGGTGTTTGAATTCTTGCCGGTAGTGGAGCCGGAACTGACGATGGTTTTTGAAAAGATTAAGGGTTTTTGTCGAAGCTGTGGATTGTTTCTCCATGATGCGACTGGGTGTGATGGGTTGCTAGTGAAGGAGAAGGAGAGCATCCTAGCAGAGGTACCGGCGGTTGCATTGGCCGGCCTTACTTTAGGCTCAACGTCGCAACCTAGGTTGGAAGGGATTGGGCTGAGCATGGGCGTTAACTCTGGTTTGGATGCAATGACCACTACGATGGGGAATATGGAGTTATCGGGTGGTGAGGATGCGGTACCTGGGATCCAAGGGTTGATTGAATCCCATGCAGCACTGAATTCCAACAAAAATGGACCTTTGACTCCGGTGAGGTCAGCATTTGCAGGTTTTAATATGTCAGAGTTCCTGCAAACTGGACTAAGCAGGCTTTTGCTTGCAACACTCAACGGACTATCGCTAGGGAGGTTGGTACTTTGGCTATGATCCGGCCCATACCCTCTAGCGGTAGCTTTGATGGCACGGTGCGGAAACCCACGCTGGAGCTGCCAGTAATTGGCTCTAAGAGAAAGGCGGTGGATATACTTGATCGGTTTGGTAAGAGGAATGTCTTCCCCTCTGAGCCTTCTCTTCGAGTTGATGAGGGTATGTAGTTGGTGCTCCAGCATAAGCATGGCAAACTGGTGGTCtctccaaggaagaagaagttgGGGAGACCTAAAGGGAGTAAAAATCGGCCTAAGTGTGCTAAAATCCTTGATAAGGAACTGAAAAGCAAGAGGACCAAGAAGTGGAAAGCACGTGAAGAATTGGCACATGAGGCTACCAACGGGGTTGGGAGCCTTGAGGATTCGGGTATTGCTCAGATGGATGAGCTTCCACAGGATGGTGGGGGGAAGGAAGTAGCTATGGCTGCTTCTTCTGTCAGTAATAGTTAATTTTAGTTTTGGGTCGCGAAATCTTCTGCTTGGTTGCATTATTTATTTAAACAGCTTCTAAGTGGTTGgattttgttagaataatggtgcgttaatctcctaaaaggtgggtgtactctaGATTGTGGAGTCTCCTATTTATCTAGAGTAGGTTCTCTGTAAGTCCTAAAGGACGGCTCCATTGGGGTGTGTcgtttggtactgcttgctgattTATAAAATCGGGTTGACCTttttccattaaaaaaaaactttaagtAATTCTATCATTTTCAAAAACACGAAGTGGCAGGGTGTTATCGTATTTCCCAACCCGATATTTCTTGTATATTTTATTGAtgtgaaaatacaaaaaatatcACGTTAGAATAGATGATATGAAATTACTCTCATATGCCAAATTGCTAATGAAAAATATAAATGACAAATCGCTACAAATTGAAATAAATGAAGTAAATcaataaaaattagaaaagaTGTGGCGTAACTTATCAAAATTGTACAATTAGGAGAAAACATCTGCCAAAGGGCAGGAAAATTTGTCATCTACGGTAACATGCatcagtaaaaaaaataaaaaaaatgacacCCTACACATCAATGAAACGTTCTAACCTTATGAAATTCTGTAACCCTTTccttaattaaaaaataagggTTAAACATGGTATATCCCTAAATACCATCTGAGCCAATAGAGGAAAGCCACCATCTATATCTAAAGGTAAAACTAACCAAACTTCCCCATGCACCTTGGCATTTCTCACAAAGACGACTCATAACTAGGTGGCCGGCGATTTCTATTTGCAGCCACCACCGGTAACTTAGGAGATGCACGTCATTGGAATTGTGATCGGTTGCAGCTCGATCATGTCATCCAGTCGCTGGTTGCCCTAAGCATTATTTTaagctttttttcttttgtgtctTTTTTTTGGCATAGTTACTGATATTAAACAAACAGAGTTACATGACCCGAATTGGGCCAACCAACAAACAAACAGACcgcaaaaaagaaaatacacaAGGCCCAAAACTAGGCAGGCCTAAACTAGCACAACCCAAGCCCAGAGTAAACACCACAGACGACGAGTCGACGACGCCACCTCGATGTAGAACAACTTTGAGTCAGATCCGATGAACTCGAGGAGTGCCGGTGACGAATCCGATAAAATATTACCAAAAAAGCCTAGTTTCAAATACACAAAGAATACCAAATCGCAGATCACCTCCATAACGGAGAAACTCTTCCGCCAACGAAGCTGAAAAAACTAGAGGAAAAGAGAACATAAGACGATCCACAAAGGGATCTAAAAGACAGCTACCAAAAGGGTAGTCAGTCCGATGTCGCACTTCCTGGTAAAGACCCATGTGCACTAATAGGCAAACCCCGCTTAAACCAAGAACCCGGCACGTTTCATGGATGTAGGGTGTCGTTTTTTTGGCTTGTATCAGAGCATTCATCAATGTACGAGTACTTCCTCTCTCAATATTTTcagcttttcttcttcaagcTTTCAATGGGCTTGTCCAAAACATCAAATTAAGTCCAAACATCCAAAATTGAGTAGGCGGGATATATATGCACTCATGAGCCAAGAATTTGTCATCTCttcaattttcaaagttttggaGAGTTTGAGTAGAAGGATTCATTTACCATAGGGTTATTATcataaatggtacctgaacAAGTACCTAACACTAACTTCAGTTAATTCTCCGTTAAAAACTGACATGTGCAAATCACATGACCTATATTCAAGAGTAGTTTCACGAAAATACCaatttaaataattttgtttactagatatttgatcaattaatatgttaataaaaatagaacttcaattaaaaatagaaactaaaatGTATCTCTACccttttataaaaataaaattttaaaacaagatctcaacaaaaactaattttttttatacatacagacaaaacatttcaaataaaactataaattttttttttttggacaaactaTAAAACGTTTAAAACCAAAAGCTTATCAAAACTTTtgtaattctttttttctttttccagtcattcatatttttaattgaagttgAAAGTTTTTCATTATGATAGTCTCGTTTTTTATAGCCACAATATAAGTAAAAATAAgtgatattacaaaaaaaaaaaaaaaaaggtaatttttcaaatttatcCTTGAAAAATGAGTCACAAATTTTTGACACATGTCAGTTTTTAATAGAACATTAACGGAAGTTAGTGATAGGTacaatttaaaatgaaattgaaaagtttcaGGTAATGGTTGTGATCAAatttgaagttcaggtaccaacaATAAGATAGatgataagttcaggtaccatttgtaaTAATAGCCCTTTACAATATATTACCACATCAAATAGACTAATTCAATACAGACGTAAATCGGCTCCATTCACTGATAGATTAGTTTGGTCTGATCTCGAGTTagtttagagcatctttagcaatgctataGCTAGATATTTttcagt is a genomic window containing:
- the LOC133735265 gene encoding 25.3 kDa vesicle transport protein SEC22-1-like isoform X2 gives rise to the protein MSFQFSSMMFIFCISIPNNTGFLFFSVYGYVINGCMTLQVNNFVRLSVGSFSTCKTIYAFIKFDTFIQRTKKLYQDTCTQRTISKLNNELYEVHQIMTCNIQEVLGVGEKLDYKARDLNQHALIRKWAPVAMLCRC
- the LOC133735265 gene encoding 25.3 kDa vesicle transport protein SEC22-1-like isoform X3, with the protein product MSFQFSSMMFIFCISIPNNTGFLFFSVYGYVINGCMTLQVNNFVRLSVGSFSTCKTIYAFIKFDTFIQRTKKLYQDTCTQRTISKLNNELYEVHQIMTCNIQEVLGVGEKLDCSDP
- the LOC133735265 gene encoding 25.3 kDa vesicle transport protein SEC22-1-like isoform X1; protein product: MSFQFSSMMFIFCISIPNNTGFLFFSVYGYVINGCMTLQVNNFVRLSVGSFSTCKTIYAFIKFDTFIQRTKKLYQDTCTQRTISKLNNELYEVHQIMTCNIQEVLGVGEKLDSFLFFVQFSLFQSCICFNEENFSNLL